From Amycolatopsis sp. WQ 127309:
CCGCGACCCAGGCGACGCCGACCCCGCCGGCCACCAATACCTGCAGGCGGAAGCGGCGGGGCAGGACGATCGCGAGCGCCAGCAGCACGGCCATCGCCGCGCTGACGTGCCCGCTGGGGAAGCTGTTGTGGGCGGCCACGCCGAGCCGGTCGCCGGTGCTGGGGCGGTCCAGGACGTACAGCTTGAGCAGCTGCGCCACCACCAGCGGGGCCGCGAGCAGGATCAGGGCCGTCACGCCGAGCGCGAACCGGCGCCGCAGCAGGGAGATCACCACGAGGAGCACCGCGACGCCGCCGAGCACGACCACCAGGTCCAGGTCCGCCAGCGGCTGGGCCCAGCTCACGGTGGAGCCCGCCGACTGGGCGCTGCGGACGACGCCGTTCTCGACGCTGCGCCCGGCCTCGGTGCGGACGAAGAGCAGGTAGGCCGCGACGAAGGCGAGGGCGAACCCGGCCGTGCCCGCGAGGAGCACCGCGGTACGGGACGCGGCCCGGGTCACCAGGGCGTGCCGCGCGGGGCGGGCGGTGGGGGGTGCCTCGAAAAGAATCACTGCCATGTCCCCGAGTCTGGAGCCGGCATTTCGAGATCCCGTCAGCACGATGTCATGGTTTTGCTACAAGATCGCCCTGAGTCGCCACGACGTGCGGTTTTCCGAATAATGGCGCCGTGGCCGAGGTACTGGTGGTAGAGGACGACGCGGCGGTGCGGGAGGGACTGGAACTGGCCCTGCGCCGGCAGGGACACGTGGTGCACACCGCGGAGTCGGGCGAGGCCGGCATCGAATTGCTCGTGCTCCGCAGACCCGACATCGTCGTGCTCGACCTGATGCTGCCCGGCATGGACGGCTTCGAGACCTGCCGCCGGATGCGGGCGTCGGGGCCGATCCCGATCGTCATGCTGACCGCGCGCAGCGACGACTTCGACATCGTCGCCGGGCTGGAAGCGGGTGCGGACGACTACGTGGCCAAGCCGGTCGAACCGCGGGTGCTGGACGCGCGGATCCGCGCCGTGCTGCGTCGCGCGGTCAGCGAACGGCCCACCGAACAGCCCGCCCCCGAGGAACGGCACGGCGACCTGGTGATCGACCGGGCCGGGCTGGAGGTGACGAAGCGGGGCACCCCGGTTTCGCTGACGCCGACCGAGCTCAAGCTGCTGCTGGAGCTCTCGCGCACCCCCGGGCAGGTGTACAGCCGCCGGCAGATCCTCTCGTCGGTGTGGGACCACGACTACCTCGGCGACTCCCGCCTGGTCGACGCCTGCGTGCAGCGGCTGCGCGCGAAGATCGAGGACGTGCCCGCGAGGCCGGAGTACGTGCAGACCGTCCGCGGCTTCGGCTACCGGTTCGGCCGGTCGTGACCTCGCGGATCCGGTCGTGGCTCGCCGGGCTGAGACCCCGGCTGGTCGCGGCGTTCGCGGTGATCATGATCATCGGCGCCACCGCCGCGGCGGGCGCCAGCTACGTCTCCGCCCGCAACGCCATCCTCGGCGGCTTCCAGGACCAGACGATGCTGAAGCTGCGCGACCAGATCGTCGCGTACCTGCCGACCGTGTCCCTGCCGCCGACCCAGGCGAGCCTCGACGCGTTCGGCACGGCGCTCAAGTCCAGCAACGCCGTCGTCGTCTACCACGGCCTGCGCTCGGGTTCGGGCATCAGCGTGGACAGCGTGCCCGCCGACCTGCGCCATGCCGTGTCCGTCAGCACGAACATCCAGTTCCAGCGGGTCGACACGGAGGGCTTCCCCCAGTTCTTCGTCGGCGTGCCGGTGCAGACCGGGACGAGCGGCCGGACCAGTGGCATCGAGGTCTACACGATGGTGTCGCTGATCCAGCAGCAGGCCGCGATCGACGAGCTGTCCCGCACGGCCTGGCAGACCTCGGCGCTGGCGCTCCCGTTCGCGGTGGTGCTGGCGCTGCTGGCCGCGCGCCAGGTGCTGCGGCCGGTGCGGGCGCTGAACACCGCGGCGAGCCAGCTCGGCCGGGGCAAGCTGGACGTGCGGCTGCGGGTGAAGGGGTCCGACGAGCTGGCGCAGCTGGTCACGACGTTCAACAACACCGCGGCGGAACTGGAGCGCACGGTCGGCACGCTGCGCACGATGGAGTCCGAGGCGCGCCGGTTCGTCGCCGACGTCTCGCACGAGCTGCGCACCCCGCTGGCCGCGATGAACGCGGTCACCGACGTCCTCGACGAGGACGCCGACCAGCTGCCGCCGGACACGGCGGTCGCGGCGCGGCTGGTGTCGGCCGAGACCCGGCGGCTGACCCGGCTGGTGCAGGACCTGATCGAGATCTCCCGGTTCGACGCCGGCCGCGCGGAGCTGCGGCGGGAGGACCTGGACGTCGCCGCCGCGGTCACCGACAGCCTCGCCGCGCGCGGCTGGGAGCCCGGTGCCGACGTGGTCGCCGACCTGCCGCCCGGCATCACGGCGCGGCTCGACCGGCGGCGGCTCGACATCGTCGTGGCGAACCTGGTCGGCAACGCGCTGCGGCACGGCGCGCCGCCGGTCGAGGTGGCCGTGCGGGCGGCGGGCGGCGACATCGTGCTCACCGTCACCGACCACGGGCCGGGCATCCCGGAGGCGGTGCTCCCCCGCGTGTTCGACCGCTTCACCAAGGCCGACACGGCCCGGGCCCGGTCCGAAGGCAGTGGGCTGGGGCTGTCCATCGCGCGCGAGAACGCCCGCCTGCACGGCGGCGACATCGTCGCGGTCAACACCGGCACCGGCGCCCGGTTCGAGCTGCGCCTGCCCCGGGAGGCGTGGTGAAGAAGCTCCTCGTCCTGGCCGCGCTGCTCCTGGTGAGCGCGTGCGGCGTCAAGCCGACGCCGGTCGTCCCCGCCGGGCCGGCGCCGACCCTGCGGAACCCGGCGACGAACGGGCTCGGCACCGACCTGACCCTGTACTTCGTCCTCGACGGGCGGGTGACGCCGGTGACCCGGTCGACCGGGGACGCGGTCGGCGTCTCCGCGGCGTTGGCGACGTTGCTGGGCGGCCCGTCCTACGCCGAGACGGCCGACGGCTACGCGACGATGCTCCCGGCCGAAACCGGCCCGATCACGCTGAGCTCCGGCTCACCCACGACGATCACCTTTTCGTTCCCGCTGAAGCGGCTCACGCAGATCGCGGTCAACCAGCTGGTCTGCACCGCGGTCGCCGCCCTGGTCGCCGACGGCGGCTACGTGGCCGACGGCGCCATCACCCTCGCCGGCTCCGACTTCCAGCTCCCGTCGCAGACCTGCCAGGCGTTCTGAGCGACCCGGCCCCGGCGTCAGCCGGGGTAGGGCCGGGCCGCGCGGGCCTCGGACAGCGAGCGCGCCCACCACTGCAGCTGGTCCAGCAGCGCCTTCGCCGCGACACCCGCGCTGTCGTCCGTCGGGACGCCGTCGGCGCCGAACCGGGTGTGCGCGCCGTGGAAGCTGACCGTCTCGCGGATGGTCACCGCGTGCAGTTCGGCGAAGACCGCGCGCAGGTGCTCGACCGCGCGCAGGCCACCGGACATGCCGCCGTAGGAGACGAACGCGACCGGCTTCGCGGCCCACTCGGTGCGGTGCCAGTCGATGACGTTCTTGAGCGCCGCCGGGTAGCTGTGGTTGTACTCCGGGGTGACCACGACGAACGCGTCCGCGGCCGCCAGCCGCGGCGTCACCTTGGCGGCCTCGGCGAGCACCGCGGGCGGCGGCGTGCTCCCGAACGCCGGCATCGCCAGCGGCAGCTCCGGTTCGGCGAGGTCGACCACGTCGACGTCGAACCCGCCGTGCTCGCCCGCGACGGCGGCCAGCCAGTCCGCGACCACCGGGCCGAACCGTCCTTCCCGGACACTTCCCACGATCACGGCGACCCGTACCGGAACTTCGGCCACGCTTCCTCCTTGACACAGCGGCGTTGTTGCCGTCCGGGTCAGGATGAGACTTCAAGCTCGCTTGAAGTCAAGCGCGCGGCTGTGGTTGGCTGGGAGCATGGTGAACGCCACAGCCCGGAGGCTGCCCGACCTCACCGTCGGCGAACTGTCGCGACGCAGCGGGGTGCCCGCCTCGGCCCTGCGCTTCTACGAGGACGAGGGGCTGATCCGCAGCCGGCGCACGGCCGGCAACCAGCGCCGCTACTGCCGCGACACGCTGCGGCGGGTGACGTTCGTCCGGATGTCGCAACGGGTCGGGATGCCGCTGTCGGCGATCCGCGAGGTGCTCGCGCTGCTGCCCGACGACCGCACCCCCACGCGCGCCGACTGGGCGCGGATCTCCCGCTGCTGGCAGGAGGACCTGGACGCGCGGATCCGGCAGCTGGCGCAGCTGCGCGACCAGCTGGGCGACTGTATCGGCTGTGGCTGCATGTCGCTGTCGAAGTGCCGGCTCGCCAACCCGGGCGACCGGCTCGGCGCCGCCGGTCCGGGGCCGCAACGGCTCCCGGACCACCGCGGCGACGGCTACGAGGACTGACTAGCGGCGTTCGAGGACGCCGCGGACGAACTGGGCCTGCCCGGCGTGCTGGATGTCGTCGTCGACGACGCTCACCAGCCGCACGCCGAGGGTGACCGGTGGGTCCCAGGCCTCGTCGACGACCCGGTCGAGGGCCTGGCCGTCGAGCCCCTGGACGTACTTGAGGGTCTGCTCGTGCACCGCGTCGTAGTACCCGGTGAGCAGCTCGGCCTCGACCCGGACCGCTTCGACGTCGGCCGGGCGGTGCCCGTAGCCGGTGTCGCCCGCCGGAAAGGGGAGGCCGAACCGGGTCAGCCAGTCCTGGCTCGTCCACACCTGCTCGGTCCCGGCCACGCCGGCGACGTGGTCGTCCTGGACGCGGGTCAGGTGCCAGACCAGCCAGGCGATCGAGTTGGCCTCGTCGTCGAGGCGGGCCCCGAGCTGCTCGGCGGTGAGACCTTCCACCGCCGCGTGCACGGAGCCCTGGACCCTGCTGAAGCCGTCTGTGAGCAGATCGGCCACGTTCATCGGCTTGCCCTCCCCGTTCGCGGACACCGGTGTGCCGGCGTGCGTCGATCATGCACGCCGGCACCGGTGGTGGCTAGCGGGGCAGCAGCTGGTCGAAGAACGAGCGGTAGCGCCGCAGCGCGAGACGCAGGTCCTCGGTGGCCGGCTCGCCGTGCTGCCACTGGCCTTCCAGCTCGCTCTTGTGCTCGGCGAACGTCGTGGCCAGCGCGCTGATGACGCCGGCGACCAGCTCGTCGGCCTCGCGGACCGCCTTCTGCGGGTCGTCGACGAAGCCCGTCTGGACGCCCTGCCAGCGGTCGCGGAAGCCCGTGACCTTCTCCTCGTCGATCAACGGCTGCTGGTCGGCGCCGTCATCGGCCGACGGCCGTGCGGAGGCGGCGGTGTCCGTGTGAGTGTCCGATGTGGTGTCAGCGGCCGTGTCGGCACTGGTGTCCGCCGTGGTGTCCGTGGCGGTGTCGTGCCGGCCCGTCGCCGACGCCAGGTCGGCGGTGCTCAGGGCCTGGTCGTCCCCGTGGTCTTCGGCGACCGGCTCGCGGAAGTCCGTCCCGCCGTGCTCGGCGAGCCCGCCGGCGCCGGTCTCGCGCACGTCACCCTCGCGGGCGAAGTCGTCGTCCTGTTCGGCGCTGTGCCGGGTGAGGTGATCGGTCATGGTCAGCGTCCTCCGTTCCACTCGGTCCGCGGCTGTGCGGACGCTTCCCGCTCGGGCTGTACGCCGTCACGGTCTCGTACCTTTTCGCTGGGGTCGTGTTCGGTGCGGTCCGACGCACCGGCGGTGCGGTCCGCCGCGACAGCGGTGCCGTCCTGGGCGGTGCGGTCGTGCTCGCGCTCGCTGTGGTCGTGACCGTTGTGGTCGTGGCCGTTGCGGCGCTGCTCGTGGTGGTCGTCGGCGGCGTCCGCGCTGTCCGCACCATCGGAGCCGTCGGTCAGCAGGTCCTCGAACACGGTGCGGTAGTGCACCATCGCGTCGCGGAGGTCCTCAGTGGACGCGCCGCTGCGCTCGTGCTGCGTCGCGTGGGCGGCGCGGTAGTGCTCGAGGGTCTTGGCGTGCCGGACCGACAGGTCGGCCAGCTGCTGCTCGTAGCCTTCGGTCGGGTACCCGCGATCGGACATCAGGGAGACCAGGACGCGGTCGGCCTCGGCCACCGCGGCGGCCGGGTGGTCGACGAAGTTTTCCTGGGCCTGCGCCCATTCCCGGGTGTAGCGCTCGCGCGCCGACGCCGACAGGGGGCGGATGTCGAGCTCCTTGTGGCGGCGCTCCCGCTCGGCCAGTTCACGCTGCGCGGCCCGCGGGCTGTCCTTCTCCTCGACCGTCCGGTCGTACTCCGGACCGAACCGCTGCTGCAGGCGTTTCCGCTGCATCTCCTGCGTCACCAGCCAGATCACGGCGCCGAGCACCGCGACGGCCACGACGACGATCACGACGATCAGCCATGTGGGCATCGCACAAAACTCCTTAAAGGATGTCGAGCTCCCCGATATGCCAAGGGTTCCCGCTCCACCGGCTCCGAAACCCGTTGGCGCGCCCGGACTTCCGATTCGGCCGTCCGGCGGATGCCGGTACCGCCGGATGCCCACACCCCCGGGAAGGCGCGCACGGTGTAACGACGATAACAACTCAAGACTAGCGTCGTTAACGTTCGAGTGCTATCGTCGATAACAGCAAGACGGAAGCGGCGCTACCAGCGCCACCCGAGAGGAAGAAGGCACCGATGAGCACCACCGAACCCCGCGTCGCGATCGTCACCGGCGGCTCCCGCGGCATCGGCCGCCAGGTCGCCGAACGCCTGGCCGCCGACGGTATGGCCGTCGTCGTCAACTACGCGGGCAACCAGACCGAGGCGGACGCCGCCGTCGCGGCCATCACCGAGCGCGGTGGCCGGGCGATCGCGGTCAAGGCCGACGTCGCCGACCTCGACGCGGTCGCGGACCTGTTCGACACGGCGGAGCGCACCTACGGCGGCGTCGACGTCGTCGCCCACCTGGCCGGCGTGATGACCGCGCCGACCCCGATCGCGGACACCGACTTCGACGTCCTGGACCGGGTGCACCGCACCAACATCCGCGGCACGTTCGCCGTGGCCCAGCAGGCGGCGAAGCGGGTGCGCGACGGCGGCGCGGTCGTCCTGACCTCGACGTCCGTGCTCGGGCTGAACCTGCCCGGCTACGGCGTCTACAACGCCACCAAGGGCGCGGTCGAGGCGATCACCATGATCCTCGCGCGCGAGCTGCGCGGGCGCGACATCACCGTGAACACCGTCGCCCCCGGGCCGACCGCGACCGCCCTGTTCCTGGACGGCAAGGACCAGGAGACCATCGACCGGATGGCCAAGCAGCCGCCGCTCGAGCGCCTCGGGCAGCCCGGGGACATCGCCGAGGTCGTCGCGTTCCTCGCCGGGCCGGCCCGCTGGGTCAACGGCCAGGTGCTGCGCGCCAACGGCGGGATCGTCTGAGAAACCCTTACCCGGAAAGGAAAAGAGCCATGATCATCGTCGTCACCGGCGCCTCCAGCGGGATCGGCGCCCTCTCCGCCCGGGCGCTGGCCCGCGCCGGGCACACCGTCTACGCGGGCATGCGCGACACCGGCGGCCGCAACGCGCCGCAGGTCGACGCCGCCGCCGCGTTCGCCCGCGACCACGAGACGGACCTGCGCTCGGTCGAGCTGGACGTCTCAAGCCAGGAGTCGGCCGACGCCGCGATCGCGTCGATCGTCGCCGAGCACGGCCGGCTGGACGTCGTGGTGCACAACGCCGGGCACATGGTGCTCGGCCCGGCCGAGGCGTTCACCGCCGAGCAGCTCGCGCAGCTGTACGACACCAACGCGATCGGCACCCAGCGCGTCAACCGCGCCGCCCTCCCCCACCTGCGCGCGCAGCGCGACGGGCTGCTGGTGTGGGTGTCGAGCAGCAGCGTCCGCGGCGGCACCCCGCCCTACCTCGCGCCGTACTTCGCGGCGAAGGCGGCGATGGACAGCCTCGCCGTCTCCTACGCCGCCGAGGTGGCCCGCTTCGGCGTCGACACCGCGATCATCGTGCCCGGCGCGTTCACCTCGGGCACCAATCACTTCCCGAACTCCGGGCACCCGGCCGACACGGACGTCGCGGCCGCCTACGAAGAGCGTTACGCGGGCCTGACCGACCACGTCGCGGCGAAGCTGGCCGAGATCACCCCGGCCGGCGCCGATGTCGCGGCGGTCGCCGAAGAGCTCGCGCGGGTGGTGGACCTCCCCAAGGGGCAGCGGCCGTTCCGGACGCACATCGACCCGGCCGACGACGGCGGGTGGCTGGTCGCGGAGGTCGGCGACCGGATCCGGAGCGAGTTCCTGCGCCGGATCGACCTGGCCGACCTGCTCAGCCCGGCGGCCGGCTGAACCGGGTGACGATCACGTGGTCCTTGGCCGGCCCGCGGACCGCCCACTCCTGCCGCCAGCGGCCGGCGTCGAGCACGCGGTAGCTGCCGCGGTACAGGTCGTCGCGGCAGGGGTGGTCGGTCCGCCAGTGCCCTTCACGCAGGTCGAGCTCGTGGAAGAAGCCGCCGTGGTCGAAGTGGACGTCGGCCCGGCCGGGCGCGGTGGGCCGGTAGTGCAGCGTGCGCGTCACCGGGCCGGTGTAGCCGTCGAGCCGCATTTCGCCGGCTTCGCGGTAGACGAGCACGCCGCTCTCCTCGGTGAAGGTGGCGGTGCCGGTGACCTCGCCCGCGGGCTCGCCGTCGGCGGTGCGGATCTCGCGGTCCAGCCGCCACTCGCCGCCGAAGTGCGCGGCCAGGTCGGTCACCGGGAAGTACTCGTCCATCGGCTCCAGTGTGTCACCCGGCCGTGACGGGGACGGGTCAGGTTCCGGATCACGCGGCTTCCGCGGGGTGCGGCCCGCCCGACCGCCTGTTCCGGCACGCCGGAGAGGGCGCACGGAAGTTGTCGTACCCCGGCTCTAGACTCGGCCGGGTGGCAGCCACCGAGACCCACCTCGAAGCCGGAACGGACTCCGAAGCCCTCGACACCCTGCGCCGGGTGTTCGGCTACGACAGCTTCCGCGGCGAACAAGCGGCGATCGTCGAGCACGTGATCGCCGGCGGCGACGCGCTCGTGCTGATGCCCACCGGCGGCGGGAAGTCGCTGTGCTACCAGATCCCGGCGCTGGTGCGGCCGGGCGTGGGCGTGGTGGTCTCGCCGCTGATCGCGCTGATGCAGGACCAGGTCGACGCGCTGCGCAACGCCGGCGTCCGGGCGGGTTTCCTCAACTCCACCCAGGACTACGCAGCCCGTCAGGAGGTCGAGTCGGCGTTCCTGTCCGGTGAGCTCGACCTGCTCTACCTTGCGCCGGAACGGCTTTCGGTGGAAGCCACCGTGCGGCTGCTCGACCGCGGCAAGATCTCGCTGTTCGCGATCGACGAAGCGCACTGCGTCGCCCAGTGGGGCCACGACTTCCGGCCCGACTACCTGCAGCTCTCGGCGCTGCACGAGCGCTGGCCGGACGTGCCGCGGATCGCGCTCACCGCGACCGCCACCGAGGCCACGCACAAGGAGATCGCGGCCCGGCTGAACCTCGACGAGGCCCGCCACTTCGTCGCGAGCTTCGACCGGCCGAACATCCAGTACCGGATCGTCGGCAAGAACTCGCCGCAGCGGCAGCTGCTGGAGCTGCTGCGCACCGAGCACCAGGGTGACGCCGGGATCGTCTACTGCCTGTCCCGGAACTCGGTGGAGAAGACCGCGGAGTTCCTGGTGCAGAACGGGATCCCGGCCGTGCCCTACCACGCGGGGCTGGACTCGCGTATCCGCGCGAAACACCAGTCGCGCTTCCTGCGGGAAGACGGGCTGATCGTGGTCGCCACGATCGCGTTCGGGATGGGCATCGACAAACCGGACGTCCGGTTCGTCGCGCACCTCGACCTGCCCAAGTCCGTGGAGGGCTACTACCAGGAGACCGGCCGCGCGGGCCGCGACGGGCTGCCGTCGACGGCCTGGCTGGCCTACGGGCTGCAGGACGTGGTGCAGCAGCGCAAGATGATCGACACGTCCGAGGGCGACGACGCCCACCGGCGGCGGCTCGGCGCGCACCTCAACGCGATGCTGGCGCTGTGCGAGACGGTCGAATGCCGCCGCGTGCAGATCCTCAACTACTTCGGGCAGAAGGCCGAGCCCTGCGGCAACTGCGACACGTGCCTGAACCCGCCGGAGAAGTTCGACGGCACGATCCCCGCGCAGAAGCTGCTGTCCACGATCGTGCGGCTGCGCAACGAACGCCGCCAGAAGTTCGGCGCCGGGCAGGTCATCGACATCCTGCTCGGCAAGTCCACGCCGAAGGTCACGCAGTTCCAGCACGACACGCTGAAGACGTTCGGCATCGGCACCGAGCTGCGCGAGCCGGAGTGGCGCGCGGTCGTGCGGCAGCTGCTCGCCCAGGGCTGGCTCGCGGTCGAGGGCGACTACGGCTCGCTGGTGCTCACCGAGGCGAGCGCCGAGGTGCTGGGCGGCGACCGTGAGGTCATGCTGCGGCGCGAGCCCGAGCGGACCGCCCCGCCGAAAGCGCGTGGCGGCAGCAGGAAAGCCGCCCCCGCGGTGGACATGCCCGCGGAGGCGGCCCCGCTGTTCGAACGGCTGCGGGCCTGGCGGGCCGGCGTCGCGAAGGAGCAGGGCGTACCCGCCTACGTCATCTTCCACGACGCGACCCTGCGCCAGATCGCCACGCAGTGGCCGTCGTCGCTGGCGGACCTGGGCACGGTCAGCGGAGTCGGTGAGAACAAGCTCGCCAAGTACGGCGAAGGCGTGCTCGAAACCCTGTCCGCCGAGTGACCCGGGTCTAGCGGGCGGCCGGCCCCGGCCGCCCGTCCGGCCCGGTCACCGTGCTGACCTTGCGGACGACGCCGGCGATCTGCTGGTGGTACTTGCCCTTGGTCCTGTCGTCGGCGAACTTGGCGGCCTTGCCGACGACCTGGTTCACCTTCTCGGGGTTCTTCTTGGCGTAGGCGCGGGCGGCGCCGGCGGCTCCGGCCAGCACGGTGAGCTTGCGCATGAAAGCCACGGTGGTCCTCCCTCATCGGTAACGGTCATCCTGACAACGCGGACGAACCCCCCAGAGGTTCCCCGTGTGACCTCCGCCAAACCTCCGGCCCGCCGGACCACCCGGTCTCCCCGCACCCCGATCTCGCGTGCCCGAGGCCGGAACCACCGTGTCCGAAGCCGTAACTCACGTGATCGAAGCCGGAACCGGCGTGATCGAAGCCGGAACTCGCGTGATCGAAGCCGTGACTCGCGAGTTCCGGCCCCGATCACGCGAGTCACGGGCCCAGTCACGCGGGTGACGGGCTCGGTCACGCGAGTCACGGGCTCGGTCACGCGCGACGGGCCGCGGGCGGGCGGCGTCAGTCTTGCTCGGCCTGCTCCGCCAGCCGCTTGATCGCCGACAAGCGGGACGACCACCGGGTGGCCACCTCGTTCATCCAGTGCGCCGTGGCCGCCAGTCCGGCCGGCCGGACCTGGTAGCGGCGCTCGCGGCCGTCGCGGCGGCCCGTCACCAGGCCGGCCTGATCCAGCACCGCGAGGTGCTTGACCACGGCCTGGCGGGTGACGGGGAGGTCCGCCGCCAGTTCCGTCGCCGTCGCGTCGCCGCGCCCGGACAGCAGCTCCAGCAGGCGGCGCCGGGTCGGGTCGGCCAGGGCCGCGAAGACCTCTTCGGCCGCGATGGGCTCGGTGGGCTCGGTGGGCTCCGTCGTCATACCGCCAGTTTCTCGGACAGCTCCCCGAGCTTGGCGATCACCGCCGTCCAGCCCTGCTCGTGGCTCTCGCGGGTGTCGTCCGGGGACGGCGACGGCGACGGCGCACGGGTGGTGAAGCCGCTTTCGACCACCTTCAGCCGCGTGCCGCCACCCTCCGCCGACAGCGTGAACTCGACCAGGGTCGAGTTGTCCTCGTCGGCGACGACGCCCGGGAACCCGCTGGCCCAGCGGTACGACAGCGAGCGCGGCGGGTCGAGGGCGACGATCTTGGTCGGGAAGGTGCCGTGGTCGCCGTGGTCGAGGCGGATGATCCCGCCCGGCCGCAGGTCCACCGGCGCCGGCGTGCCGTCGCCGAACCACCGGCCGACGTGCTCCGGCTCGGTGAGCACCGCCCACACCCGCTCGACCGGCGCGTCGATCACGATCTCCTGCTCGACCTGGTCCTGGTTCATCTTCATCCCCTTGAGTCGGTTTCTCGTGCAACCACAGAGTTGCACGAGACTGCGTCAGGCGCAACCCGCGAGTTGCGTCTCGGCCGGAAATTCGCGCGCGCATCCCGGCCACGGCCCCCTAGGCTCGCGATCATGCGCGACCTGGCCGCCCTGCCGAAAGCCCACCTGCACGTCCACCTGGAGAGCACGATCCGGCCGGGCACGCTCCGCGAGCTCGGCGCGGCCAACGGCGTCGACGTCCCGGCCGAGCAGCCCGCCTTCGACGGCTTCCGCGCCTTCGCCGACTACAACGCGCTCATCCGGTCGTGCCTGCGACGGCCTGAGGACTTCGAGCGGATCGCCCGCGAGTACTGCGCGGACGAAGCCGCGCAGGGCACGCGCTACGCCGAGATCACGTTCACCACCGCCGCCCACGGGGAACGCCTGGGCGACCCGGAGATGCCGCTCGCGTCCGTCCTCAAAGGACTCCGCGACAGCGGCGCGATCGAGTGGCGGCTGCTGCTGGACCACTCCCGCCGCCGGTCGGTCGACCGCGCCGAGCGCACCCTCGCACTCGCCCTGAAGTACGACGACGTGTTCGCGATCGGCATGGCCGGCGAGGAGAACCACTCGCTCCGGCCGTTCGCGACGCTCTTCGAGAAGGCCCGCGCGGCCGGGATCCACCTGCTGCACCACACCGGCGAGGACGCCGGGCCGGACAGCATCCGCGAAGCCCTCGAAATCGGCCGGACCGAACGCCTCGGCCACGGCATCCGCGTCCTCGACGACCCCGAGCTGACCGCGGAGGTCCGCGACCGCGGGCTCGCCCTCGAGGTCTGCCCGTCGTCGAACGTCACGCTCGGCTTGGTGCCGTCACTGCCCGGGCACCCGCTCCCCCGGCTGCTCGACGCGGGCCTGCGGGTCACCCTGAACACCGACGTCCCGTCGGTCACCGGCGCGCAGCTGGCCGGCGAATACGCCCGCGTCCAACAGGCTTTCGGCTACGACGACGCCGTGATGGCCCACTTCGCCCGGGCGAGCGTGCACGCGTCGTTCGCGCCCGAGACGACGAAATCCGGGATGCTGCGCGACATCGACGCGTGGCTCACACCGGCAGCAGGCGGGTGACCAGCGTCGAAAGCTGGTGCACCGTGCGGCATTCGTGCATCTCGACGACGTCGGCGTACTCCAGCGCCGCCGAGTCGCCGGTCGACCACAGCGATCGCCGCTCGGGGTTCAGCCAGTAGACGTGGCGGGCGCGCGACTTGATCGCGCGGACGGCGTCGAGGTTCGGGTCGCCGCCGTTGGTGCGGGCGTCGCCGAGGATGATCACCGACGTCCGCGGGCCGACCGCGTCGAGCCAGTTCGCCGTGAACTGCGCGAGCGAGCCGCCGTAGTCGCTGTGGCCGTCCCAGCGCACCAGCGCGGCTTCGGCGAGCATGCGCGCGCCGAGCTTCTCCGGGTCGGCGACGCCGGTGGTGACCAGGTGCGTG
This genomic window contains:
- a CDS encoding DUF6314 family protein — encoded protein: MDEYFPVTDLAAHFGGEWRLDREIRTADGEPAGEVTGTATFTEESGVLVYREAGEMRLDGYTGPVTRTLHYRPTAPGRADVHFDHGGFFHELDLREGHWRTDHPCRDDLYRGSYRVLDAGRWRQEWAVRGPAKDHVIVTRFSRPPG
- the recQ gene encoding DNA helicase RecQ; translation: MAATETHLEAGTDSEALDTLRRVFGYDSFRGEQAAIVEHVIAGGDALVLMPTGGGKSLCYQIPALVRPGVGVVVSPLIALMQDQVDALRNAGVRAGFLNSTQDYAARQEVESAFLSGELDLLYLAPERLSVEATVRLLDRGKISLFAIDEAHCVAQWGHDFRPDYLQLSALHERWPDVPRIALTATATEATHKEIAARLNLDEARHFVASFDRPNIQYRIVGKNSPQRQLLELLRTEHQGDAGIVYCLSRNSVEKTAEFLVQNGIPAVPYHAGLDSRIRAKHQSRFLREDGLIVVATIAFGMGIDKPDVRFVAHLDLPKSVEGYYQETGRAGRDGLPSTAWLAYGLQDVVQQRKMIDTSEGDDAHRRRLGAHLNAMLALCETVECRRVQILNYFGQKAEPCGNCDTCLNPPEKFDGTIPAQKLLSTIVRLRNERRQKFGAGQVIDILLGKSTPKVTQFQHDTLKTFGIGTELREPEWRAVVRQLLAQGWLAVEGDYGSLVLTEASAEVLGGDREVMLRREPERTAPPKARGGSRKAAPAVDMPAEAAPLFERLRAWRAGVAKEQGVPAYVIFHDATLRQIATQWPSSLADLGTVSGVGENKLAKYGEGVLETLSAE
- a CDS encoding antitoxin, whose product is MRKLTVLAGAAGAARAYAKKNPEKVNQVVGKAAKFADDRTKGKYHQQIAGVVRKVSTVTGPDGRPGPAAR
- a CDS encoding helix-turn-helix transcriptional regulator translates to MTTEPTEPTEPIAAEEVFAALADPTRRRLLELLSGRGDATATELAADLPVTRQAVVKHLAVLDQAGLVTGRRDGRERRYQVRPAGLAATAHWMNEVATRWSSRLSAIKRLAEQAEQD
- a CDS encoding SRPBCC family protein — its product is MNQDQVEQEIVIDAPVERVWAVLTEPEHVGRWFGDGTPAPVDLRPGGIIRLDHGDHGTFPTKIVALDPPRSLSYRWASGFPGVVADEDNSTLVEFTLSAEGGGTRLKVVESGFTTRAPSPSPSPDDTRESHEQGWTAVIAKLGELSEKLAV
- the add gene encoding adenosine deaminase, with translation MRDLAALPKAHLHVHLESTIRPGTLRELGAANGVDVPAEQPAFDGFRAFADYNALIRSCLRRPEDFERIAREYCADEAAQGTRYAEITFTTAAHGERLGDPEMPLASVLKGLRDSGAIEWRLLLDHSRRRSVDRAERTLALALKYDDVFAIGMAGEENHSLRPFATLFEKARAAGIHLLHHTGEDAGPDSIREALEIGRTERLGHGIRVLDDPELTAEVRDRGLALEVCPSSNVTLGLVPSLPGHPLPRLLDAGLRVTLNTDVPSVTGAQLAGEYARVQQAFGYDDAVMAHFARASVHASFAPETTKSGMLRDIDAWLTPAAGG